The Helicobacter mustelae genome has a segment encoding these proteins:
- the hemH gene encoding ferrochelatase — protein sequence MLLNMGGPSHLSEVEVFLRNMFNDPYILSIKNPLIRKFVGYNIIKKRLEIAKDNYRAIGGKSPMVELSFALCQNLSQKDPENFYSYAMRYAPPYTEMALQEMQQKNIQKIHLFSMYPQYSTTTTLSSFKEVEKCLKKLNYKPVIHFTERYYNAPTYLKAIAQSIIENLGKKNARDYTLLFSAHSLPQSIIDRGDPYQKECEASLQGICKELEKREIFFENVLLGYQSRVGKMEWIGPSTKDLISQHKDKNLIIYPLSFTIDNSETLFELDIQYRELAEQIGVRDFILCPCLNASDAMAEIILHFLKKE from the coding sequence TTGCTTTTGAATATGGGAGGACCAAGCCACCTAAGTGAAGTGGAAGTATTTTTGAGAAATATGTTCAACGATCCTTATATTTTGTCCATAAAAAATCCTTTGATTCGCAAGTTTGTGGGATACAACATCATCAAAAAGCGCTTAGAGATTGCCAAAGATAATTACCGCGCCATTGGTGGCAAATCCCCCATGGTGGAGCTGAGCTTTGCGCTATGCCAAAATCTCAGCCAAAAAGACCCAGAGAATTTCTATTCCTATGCCATGCGCTATGCCCCTCCCTACACAGAAATGGCCCTGCAAGAGATGCAACAAAAAAACATCCAAAAAATCCATCTCTTTAGCATGTATCCCCAGTATTCCACCACCACCACGCTCTCTTCCTTCAAAGAAGTGGAAAAATGCCTAAAAAAGCTAAACTATAAGCCTGTAATTCACTTCACAGAGCGCTATTACAATGCCCCCACCTATCTTAAAGCCATTGCACAAAGCATCATAGAAAATCTAGGCAAAAAAAATGCAAGGGATTATACATTGCTATTTTCTGCCCATTCCCTACCCCAAAGCATCATTGATCGTGGCGATCCCTATCAGAAGGAATGTGAGGCAAGTTTGCAGGGCATTTGCAAAGAGCTAGAGAAGCGCGAGATTTTCTTTGAGAATGTATTGCTTGGCTATCAGTCACGCGTGGGCAAGATGGAGTGGATTGGTCCCAGCACCAAAGATCTCATCTCCCAACACAAAGACAAAAATCTCATTATCTATCCCCTAAGCTTTACCATTGATAATTCCGAGACACTTTTTGAGCTTGATATCCAATATCGCGAGCTGGCTGAACAAATTGGGGTGAGGGATTTTATCCTTTGTCCCTGCTTGAATGCCAGCGATGCTATGGCTGAGATTATTTTACATTTTTTGAAAAAGGAGTAA
- the ald gene encoding alanine dehydrogenase: MIIGCPKEIKNQEYRVGLTPANVAEYKEHGHEIYVERGAGVAIGFEDGDYERSGAILTDKKTLFEKAQMIIKVKEPIKEEYHFFKEGQILYTYLHLAADRELTDMLLEKKITAIAYETIKVGNLLPCLVPMSSIAGRLSVIQAAKYSEKTFGGGGILLSGVPGTQNGKVTILGGGGVGFNAAQIAAGIGAEVRVLDIDVNRLAYIDQIFDMRIKTLFSNRGNLLECLKDTDVLIGAVLIPGAKAPKLLKKEDLKFMKKGAVVVDVAIDQGGCFETSHATTHDNPVFEVDGVVHYCVANMPGAVAKTATLALTDTTLPYGLMIANLGAKEACLKNPAILQGLNTYQGKITYQGVSQSFNLPYTPADSLLQ, translated from the coding sequence ATGATTATTGGTTGTCCAAAAGAGATTAAAAATCAGGAATATCGTGTGGGGCTCACCCCGGCAAATGTTGCAGAATACAAGGAGCATGGCCATGAGATCTATGTAGAAAGGGGTGCGGGTGTAGCCATTGGATTTGAGGATGGGGATTATGAAAGGTCTGGTGCGATTCTCACAGATAAAAAGACATTGTTTGAAAAAGCCCAGATGATCATCAAGGTAAAAGAACCCATAAAAGAGGAATATCATTTTTTCAAAGAGGGGCAGATCCTCTATACCTATTTGCATTTGGCTGCAGATCGCGAGCTCACAGACATGCTTTTGGAGAAAAAGATTACAGCCATTGCTTATGAGACCATCAAGGTGGGCAATCTCCTGCCCTGTCTTGTACCCATGAGCTCTATTGCTGGGCGTCTCTCTGTGATTCAGGCGGCCAAATATAGTGAAAAGACTTTTGGCGGGGGTGGGATTTTGCTAAGCGGGGTGCCTGGCACGCAAAATGGCAAGGTGACCATCCTGGGAGGTGGTGGCGTGGGATTTAATGCCGCCCAGATCGCTGCGGGAATTGGTGCTGAGGTGCGTGTGCTAGATATTGATGTTAATCGCCTAGCCTATATTGATCAGATTTTTGACATGCGCATAAAAACTCTCTTTAGCAATCGCGGGAATCTTTTGGAATGTCTCAAGGATACAGATGTGCTAATTGGAGCGGTACTTATCCCCGGGGCCAAGGCGCCAAAACTGCTCAAAAAAGAAGATCTCAAATTTATGAAAAAGGGCGCTGTGGTGGTGGATGTGGCCATCGATCAGGGAGGCTGCTTTGAAACCTCTCATGCCACCACCCATGATAATCCTGTTTTTGAGGTGGATGGGGTTGTGCATTATTGTGTGGCAAATATGCCAGGCGCTGTAGCAAAGACTGCCACACTCGCACTCACAGATACCACGCTACCCTATGGGCTCATGATTGCAAATCTAGGGGCTAAGGAGGCGTGCTTAAAAAATCCTGCAATCTTGCAGGGGCTAAACACCTACCAGGGCAAAATCACCTACCAGGGCGTGAGCCAGAGCTTCAACCTTCCCTACACTCCAGCAGATTCCCTCCTGCAATAA
- the nusA gene encoding transcription termination factor NusA, with protein MEKILDIIEIIAYEKGIPYDMVLDIVKNLIIKTAKQEINEEIQYSVEESPKEKTLKLIHNLTVCSDEDEKAENDKHHFIALKDAKNIDASLSIGDIIKSELTLENMSRGTVNKIFQDLEYQLQRSMEEQLFKSFKEKIGKIVSGVVLEVDAQENTFIEIHDIRAILPLKNRIKGERFQNGDTISAILKFVKMDKNGIYLELSRTTPKMLEELLMLEVPEIKDGEVIIQKTARIPGDRAKVAVFSTNPKIDAIGSTVGVKGVRINAVGRQLNGENIDCIEYSDVPEIFITRALAPANIINVQIKQEELIAKVKLMASQKSKAIGKNGVNIRLVSMLTGYNIEIEEIAEEIKENTKEEATTHKLGIGALESLFKN; from the coding sequence ATGGAAAAAATTTTGGACATTATCGAGATCATCGCCTATGAAAAGGGTATTCCCTATGACATGGTCCTAGATATTGTGAAAAATCTCATCATCAAAACCGCAAAACAAGAAATCAATGAGGAAATACAATACAGCGTAGAAGAAAGTCCCAAAGAAAAAACCCTAAAGCTAATACACAATCTCACCGTCTGCTCAGATGAGGATGAGAAGGCAGAAAACGACAAGCATCATTTCATCGCACTCAAAGATGCAAAAAACATTGATGCCTCGCTCAGCATCGGTGACATCATCAAATCCGAACTCACGCTAGAGAATATGAGTCGAGGTACGGTGAATAAAATCTTCCAAGATCTCGAGTATCAGCTGCAGCGCAGCATGGAAGAGCAGCTTTTCAAATCCTTCAAAGAAAAGATTGGCAAGATTGTAAGTGGCGTGGTTTTGGAAGTGGATGCACAAGAAAACACCTTCATAGAGATCCATGACATCCGCGCCATCCTGCCGCTAAAAAACCGCATTAAAGGCGAGAGATTCCAAAATGGAGATACCATCTCTGCGATCTTGAAATTTGTCAAAATGGATAAAAATGGCATTTATCTAGAACTCTCGCGCACCACGCCAAAGATGCTAGAAGAATTGCTCATGCTCGAAGTCCCTGAGATCAAGGATGGTGAGGTCATCATCCAAAAAACAGCCAGGATCCCAGGAGACCGCGCAAAAGTCGCGGTCTTTAGCACAAATCCAAAGATTGATGCCATTGGATCGACTGTGGGCGTGAAGGGTGTGCGCATCAATGCAGTAGGAAGGCAGCTCAATGGGGAAAACATCGACTGCATCGAGTATTCAGACGTGCCAGAAATCTTCATCACCCGCGCCCTAGCCCCCGCTAACATCATCAATGTACAAATCAAGCAAGAAGAACTCATCGCAAAAGTCAAACTCATGGCCAGCCAAAAAAGCAAGGCCATCGGAAAAAATGGCGTAAACATCCGTCTGGTATCCATGCTCACAGGATATAACATCGAAATCGAAGAGATCGCTGAAGAAATCAAAGAAAACACTAAAGAGGAAGCAACCACCCACAAACTTGGCATTGGTGCACTGGAATCACTATTCAAAAACTAA
- the accD gene encoding acetyl-CoA carboxylase, carboxyltransferase subunit beta, which translates to MSFIDFLKNLKRDTVRAKKDTSVHWVKCEGCSSLMYYKEVYAQLYVCPKCGYHFRISAQDRINFLCDSDSFVEYDKDLAPIDPLNFVDKESYKKRIEKYQKKTGRPSSVIAGLARINKVPVQLVIFDFSFMGGSLGSVEGEKIVRAINRCVENHQALVIVSASGGARMQESTFSLMQMAKTSAALNSLSDAKLPFISLLTDPTFGGVSASFAFLGDLIIAEPGAMIGFAGARVIKQTIGTDLPEGFQTAEFLLEHGLIDMVVPRKEMRKTLSDLISMLVSTHENQPLLYR; encoded by the coding sequence ATGTCTTTTATAGATTTTTTGAAAAACCTCAAAAGAGATACGGTGAGAGCCAAAAAAGACACTTCGGTTCATTGGGTAAAATGTGAGGGTTGTTCTTCTTTGATGTATTACAAGGAGGTTTATGCGCAGTTATATGTCTGTCCCAAATGCGGCTATCATTTTCGCATCAGCGCGCAGGATCGCATCAATTTTCTCTGCGATTCTGATAGTTTTGTGGAATACGATAAGGATCTCGCTCCCATAGATCCGCTTAATTTTGTCGACAAAGAAAGCTACAAAAAACGCATCGAAAAATACCAGAAAAAAACAGGCAGACCCAGCTCTGTGATCGCAGGGCTTGCTAGGATTAACAAAGTGCCTGTGCAATTGGTGATTTTTGATTTTTCTTTCATGGGGGGGAGTCTTGGATCTGTGGAGGGGGAGAAGATTGTGCGCGCCATCAATCGCTGCGTGGAGAATCATCAGGCATTAGTCATTGTTTCTGCCAGCGGTGGGGCTAGGATGCAGGAATCTACCTTTTCTCTGATGCAGATGGCAAAAACCAGCGCAGCGCTCAACTCCCTAAGCGATGCTAAATTACCCTTCATTTCTTTGCTCACAGATCCTACTTTTGGGGGTGTGAGTGCATCGTTTGCGTTTTTGGGAGATTTGATCATCGCAGAGCCAGGGGCAATGATTGGGTTTGCTGGTGCACGCGTGATTAAGCAGACCATTGGCACGGATTTGCCAGAGGGATTTCAGACTGCAGAATTTTTGCTAGAGCATGGACTCATTGATATGGTAGTCCCTCGCAAGGAGATGAGAAAAACACTCAGCGATCTTATTAGTATGTTAGTTTCTACGCATGAAAATCAACCTCTATTGTATCGCTAA
- the dksA gene encoding RNA polymerase-binding protein DksA, with amino-acid sequence MNSDELAGFKKRLEDRLNEIFNSLDLDRKAGKFDVANINDEMDFISADLQHKLNAIIMQKHGQEIEKITKALKKITDNVYGVCEMCEEEIDIERLRVKPHAEFCIKCRQIYEKDQRNRKIG; translated from the coding sequence ATGAACAGTGATGAGTTAGCAGGGTTTAAAAAAAGGTTAGAAGATCGGTTGAATGAGATTTTTAATAGTCTGGATTTGGATAGAAAGGCAGGCAAGTTTGATGTGGCAAATATTAATGATGAGATGGATTTCATCTCTGCGGACTTGCAGCATAAGCTCAATGCCATCATCATGCAAAAACATGGTCAGGAAATTGAGAAAATTACCAAAGCATTAAAGAAAATTACTGATAATGTTTATGGAGTCTGTGAGATGTGCGAGGAGGAGATCGATATCGAGCGCTTGAGAGTCAAGCCTCATGCAGAGTTTTGTATCAAGTGTCGTCAGATCTATGAGAAAGATCAAAGAAACAGGAAAATAGGATGA
- the rlmH gene encoding 23S rRNA (pseudouridine(1915)-N(3))-methyltransferase RlmH, producing MKINLYCIAKKDWEDDFVAHYQRLCRQFGARLEIYNIFHAEILQAQKKNPKDAQMSYAKFLSPYLSGDLDIALHKDSKVYDSLAFSALLESKNINFFIGGAFGFEQNFLKQTKTLSLSALTLSHGVAKIVLCEQIYRGLSILHKHPYHK from the coding sequence ATGAAAATCAACCTCTATTGTATCGCTAAAAAAGATTGGGAAGATGATTTTGTAGCACATTACCAGAGGCTTTGTAGGCAATTTGGTGCAAGGCTTGAGATCTATAATATTTTTCACGCAGAGATTTTGCAGGCGCAGAAAAAAAACCCAAAAGATGCGCAGATGAGCTATGCTAAATTCCTCTCTCCTTATTTGAGCGGAGATCTTGATATTGCATTGCACAAGGATTCCAAGGTGTATGACAGCCTGGCATTTAGTGCACTTTTGGAGTCAAAAAACATTAATTTTTTTATTGGAGGAGCATTTGGTTTTGAGCAGAATTTTTTAAAACAAACAAAAACACTGAGTTTGAGTGCATTGACCTTGAGTCATGGGGTAGCTAAGATTGTGCTTTGTGAGCAAATTTATAGGGGGCTTAGTATTTTGCATAAGCATCCCTACCACAAATAA
- the ccsA gene encoding cytochrome c biogenesis protein CcsA, whose translation MKLLKSFFCSFKVVLPMIAIYAIACGVGTFIENDYGTRIAKIVIYQAWWFDALNIYLLIALLCSLLFSSYWKGKKYGAIILHLSFVFIIIGAGITRIYSFEGTMHIREGGSVDFMISQDPTLNIIAINQKGQQQAKFFQLPLMANAKIKPIKTEIFGKELQLEDFKIAKMTEQKKDDLLLIDLTAHYDGKTHDYHFGNGREFDRGSFGDIKIFVGWGNHQIFLPFKIKLQKFELERYPGSMSPSSYASEVEVLDSDGKTIMPYRIFMNNTLDYEGYRFYQSSYDQDEKGTILSVNKDPGKNVTYFGYALLILGAIWVLLSKKGRFHQLARFLQQQKIASLAFLLLSTLALFTPSHATEQAETTHATKNAKNSTSIDSSQKSTSLEEGTPPILNAEQMAKFLIKFRENSAVYAEKFSHLQLQNPSGRIEPIDTIATNIVHKITKKDHFLGMSNNQMFLGMMLYPSIWKSLKIIYVHDPAIKKILGLPPKDNYASFLDFFTQDFSYKLHNYIEEANQTNPAKRSTFDKNLLKVDERVNLTYSIFSGGFLKIFPLPHTQKWLDPLNLFQEADQHTAHQISNILKEFFQAFDAGVMDNDWNGVDLVLQKISELQKTSTLYLSEKKLKAEIFLNQSNLFNKLIVPYILLGLLLFVLMLVCIIKDRPLHKVLNLGIYSLALILLLIHTIALLLRWYVSDHSPWSNAYESMLYIAWASGVAGMIFLRKYNLALAASLFLAGISLFVANLGFMDPQITPLVPVLKSYWLNIHVSVITASYGFLALCFILGVITLILLIFQKFSKTSLLQLQKSIASLTALNEMAMILGLLMLTVGNFLGGVWANESWGRYWSWDPKETWALISIGVYAIILHLRFIGFQNMSYVFGLASVLGFYSILMTYFGVNYYLSGMHSYAAGDPVPVPTFVYFFIAATILLALLAIPKKDKSHA comes from the coding sequence ATGAAGTTACTAAAAAGTTTTTTTTGTTCTTTCAAAGTCGTTTTACCCATGATTGCCATCTATGCGATTGCCTGTGGGGTGGGGACTTTCATCGAAAATGATTATGGCACGCGCATTGCAAAAATTGTAATCTACCAAGCCTGGTGGTTTGATGCGCTAAACATCTATCTCCTCATTGCTCTGCTTTGCTCGCTGTTATTTTCCTCTTATTGGAAGGGCAAGAAATATGGCGCTATTATTCTGCATCTTTCTTTTGTCTTCATCATCATTGGTGCAGGGATCACAAGGATCTATAGCTTTGAGGGCACCATGCACATCAGAGAGGGAGGTAGCGTGGATTTTATGATATCCCAAGACCCTACGCTAAACATCATTGCCATCAACCAAAAAGGCCAGCAGCAGGCAAAATTCTTCCAACTCCCCCTGATGGCAAATGCCAAAATCAAACCCATCAAAACAGAGATTTTTGGCAAGGAATTGCAGTTAGAAGATTTCAAGATAGCAAAAATGACTGAGCAAAAAAAGGATGATTTATTGCTCATTGACCTCACTGCACATTATGATGGCAAGACTCATGATTATCATTTTGGCAATGGAAGGGAGTTTGATCGCGGAAGCTTTGGGGATATCAAAATCTTTGTTGGCTGGGGAAATCATCAGATCTTCCTCCCCTTCAAAATCAAGCTCCAAAAATTTGAGCTTGAGCGCTATCCAGGCTCCATGAGCCCTTCTTCCTACGCCTCTGAGGTAGAGGTTTTAGACAGTGATGGCAAGACCATCATGCCCTATCGCATTTTTATGAATAATACTTTAGATTATGAGGGTTATCGCTTCTACCAATCCTCCTATGACCAAGATGAAAAAGGCACCATCCTCTCCGTCAACAAAGACCCTGGCAAGAATGTCACATATTTTGGCTATGCCCTATTAATCTTGGGAGCCATTTGGGTGCTTTTGAGCAAAAAAGGCAGATTCCATCAACTCGCAAGATTCCTGCAGCAACAAAAAATCGCAAGCCTTGCATTCTTGCTTCTTTCCACGCTTGCCCTTTTCACTCCAAGCCATGCTACTGAGCAAGCAGAGACCACGCACGCTACCAAGAATGCCAAAAATTCCACCTCTATAGACTCTTCGCAAAAATCCACATCTCTTGAAGAGGGCACCCCACCCATCCTCAATGCAGAGCAAATGGCCAAATTCCTCATCAAATTCAGAGAAAATAGCGCGGTATATGCAGAGAAATTCTCCCATCTCCAGCTCCAAAACCCCTCTGGCAGGATCGAGCCCATTGATACCATTGCTACCAACATCGTGCACAAAATCACCAAAAAGGACCATTTTTTGGGCATGAGCAACAATCAAATGTTCTTAGGCATGATGCTCTATCCTAGTATCTGGAAAAGCTTGAAAATCATCTATGTCCACGATCCTGCTATCAAAAAAATCCTAGGCCTCCCACCAAAGGATAACTATGCTTCTTTCTTGGATTTTTTCACACAGGATTTTTCCTACAAGCTCCACAATTACATCGAAGAAGCCAACCAGACCAATCCTGCAAAGCGCAGCACTTTTGATAAAAATCTTCTCAAGGTTGATGAGAGGGTAAATCTCACTTATAGCATTTTTAGCGGCGGATTCCTCAAGATCTTCCCCCTCCCCCATACACAAAAATGGCTCGATCCCCTCAATCTTTTCCAAGAAGCAGATCAACACACTGCACACCAAATCTCTAATATCCTAAAGGAATTTTTCCAGGCCTTTGATGCTGGGGTGATGGATAATGACTGGAATGGAGTGGATCTTGTGCTCCAAAAAATCTCAGAACTCCAAAAAACCTCCACCCTCTATCTGTCCGAAAAAAAACTAAAAGCAGAGATTTTCTTAAATCAAAGCAATCTTTTCAACAAGCTCATTGTGCCCTATATCTTGCTAGGGCTCTTGCTTTTTGTCCTCATGCTTGTTTGCATCATTAAAGATCGCCCACTGCACAAAGTGCTAAATCTTGGCATCTATAGCCTGGCTTTGATTCTTTTGCTCATCCACACCATCGCGCTTTTGCTGCGCTGGTATGTGAGTGATCACTCCCCCTGGAGCAACGCCTATGAATCCATGCTCTACATCGCCTGGGCCAGTGGGGTGGCAGGCATGATCTTTTTAAGGAAATACAATCTGGCATTGGCTGCGAGTCTATTTCTCGCTGGCATCAGCCTCTTTGTGGCAAATCTAGGTTTCATGGATCCCCAGATCACTCCACTAGTACCAGTGCTCAAGTCCTATTGGCTCAATATCCATGTCTCCGTCATCACAGCAAGCTATGGATTTTTAGCACTTTGCTTTATCTTGGGGGTGATTACACTTATCTTGCTAATCTTTCAAAAATTTTCCAAAACAAGTCTATTGCAATTGCAAAAAAGCATCGCTTCTCTCACTGCACTCAATGAAATGGCCATGATCCTAGGTCTTTTGATGCTCACTGTGGGGAATTTCTTGGGGGGGGTGTGGGCTAATGAATCCTGGGGGCGCTACTGGAGCTGGGATCCAAAAGAGACCTGGGCACTGATTTCCATCGGTGTCTATGCTATCATCTTGCATCTGCGCTTCATTGGATTTCAAAACATGTCCTATGTCTTTGGACTTGCTAGCGTGCTGGGATTTTATTCCATCCTCATGACATATTTTGGAGTCAATTATTATCTCTCAGGCATGCACAGCTATGCTGCTGGCGACCCCGTCCCTGTGCCCACTTTTGTGTATTTTTTCATAGCAGCCACGATTCTTTTAGCCCTCCTTGCCATCCCAAAAAAAGACAAATCCCATGCTTAA
- a CDS encoding 16S rRNA (uracil(1498)-N(3))-methyltransferase, with protein MRFCYHKESGSHELCIEGELFVHLYKSRRTKKETPLAFCNLMDGKLHHYVQVEITKKSALLSLQSSQDYVVLPKKTHLLWAITESKNIEKTLPILNQLGVRKLSLFYANRSQRNEKISLPRLEKILIASCEQCGRSTLMELEILKNTKEALALYPSAKILHFGGKCFGQGDFEHGVMIGPEGGFDAEEVRAFLGHEILGIDGGIVLRSESAALFIAALGL; from the coding sequence ATGCGCTTTTGTTATCACAAAGAAAGCGGCAGCCATGAGCTTTGTATAGAGGGGGAGTTATTTGTCCATCTCTACAAATCTCGCCGCACCAAAAAAGAAACCCCACTTGCTTTTTGTAATCTCATGGATGGGAAGCTCCATCATTATGTGCAGGTAGAAATCACCAAAAAAAGCGCGCTCCTATCTCTGCAATCTAGCCAGGATTATGTCGTGCTGCCCAAAAAAACGCATCTGCTCTGGGCCATCACAGAGAGTAAAAACATCGAGAAAACCCTGCCCATACTCAATCAACTAGGTGTGCGTAAGCTCAGCCTCTTTTATGCAAATCGCTCCCAAAGAAATGAAAAAATCTCCCTCCCTCGCTTAGAGAAAATCCTTATTGCAAGCTGTGAGCAATGCGGCAGATCCACCCTTATGGAGTTAGAAATATTAAAAAATACAAAAGAAGCATTAGCACTCTATCCTAGTGCTAAGATCCTACATTTTGGCGGGAAGTGCTTTGGGCAGGGTGATTTTGAGCATGGTGTGATGATCGGTCCTGAGGGGGGGTTTGATGCAGAGGAGGTGAGGGCATTTCTAGGGCATGAGATTCTGGGCATTGATGGGGGCATCGTGCTTAGAAGTGAGAGCGCTGCCCTCTTCATAGCAGCCCTAGGACTCTAG
- a CDS encoding SoxW family protein, producing MRFFSGLFLALGLFFVGCKDDKKIDSNAFSSGKEMQQDAKDAAQNIDKKSYAGLEGVFQDTGDITANGKYLLLVFGKNNCSYCEKLKNDLKKHKDLQEELKKDFSPYYINISYEKTHNFSFSDHQSAKVMTSQLANNIYSIRVTPTLIFGEKDGKTILEIPGYVRPEEFQKILAFITEGSWKKAKDAKERMGLLRKYLN from the coding sequence ATGAGGTTTTTTTCTGGTTTGTTTTTGGCATTGGGGCTTTTCTTTGTGGGATGCAAAGATGACAAGAAAATCGATTCCAACGCATTTTCTTCAGGCAAGGAAATGCAACAGGATGCAAAAGACGCTGCCCAAAATATTGATAAAAAAAGCTATGCGGGCTTAGAGGGGGTCTTTCAAGACACAGGCGACATTACAGCCAATGGAAAATACCTCCTTCTTGTATTTGGAAAAAACAACTGCTCTTATTGCGAAAAGCTAAAAAATGATCTCAAAAAACACAAAGACCTGCAAGAAGAGCTAAAAAAAGATTTCTCCCCCTATTACATCAACATCAGCTATGAAAAAACCCATAATTTTTCCTTCAGCGATCACCAAAGCGCAAAAGTCATGACCTCCCAGCTTGCCAATAATATCTATTCCATTCGCGTCACCCCCACTCTCATTTTTGGCGAAAAAGATGGCAAAACCATCCTAGAGATCCCTGGCTATGTGAGGCCAGAAGAATTCCAAAAAATCCTAGCCTTCATCACTGAGGGCTCCTGGAAAAAGGCAAAGGATGCAAAAGAGAGAATGGGACTTTTGCGAAAATATCTCAACTAA
- a CDS encoding sodium-dependent transporter: MKRQTWSSQLTYILTVAGATIGFGATWRFPYMVGEHGGGAYVLVFCIAMILIGVPMILVENVIGRRAHTNSVDAFGPKAQNIPITRAWKILGYMGMIGSFGIMAYYMVLGGWVISYIVNIAGSLFGMQGSLDLSTPITKEATSAFYYESIEHSPFMIGLYTFIFVAINWFILRKGVIDGIERSMKYLMPLLLICLIGMVVRNLTLDGALAGVKFYLIPDFSKITPSIFLYVLGQVFFALSLGFGVMITLSSHLNKKEQLFKTAAITGIINTIIAVMAGFMIFPSLFSVGLEPDSGPSLVFKSLPIAFSQMQFGSFFAIVFFVLLLTAALATSITIYQVIISVLQEKFHFSKNSAINATLIGIFLLGNIPCVLTYGPWEDIRIFGRNIFDAFDFISGNIFFVLTALGSSIFVGWVLNREAIKELDNGKQEPSMLARIWLGYVRYIIPFVILAVFISGFIIKV, from the coding sequence TTGAAGCGACAAACTTGGTCTAGTCAACTTACCTATATTTTGACGGTGGCAGGGGCCACCATTGGTTTTGGTGCGACTTGGCGATTTCCTTATATGGTGGGGGAGCATGGCGGAGGCGCTTATGTGTTGGTGTTTTGTATCGCGATGATTTTGATCGGGGTTCCCATGATTTTGGTGGAGAATGTCATTGGCAGGCGCGCGCATACAAATTCTGTGGATGCATTTGGCCCAAAAGCCCAAAATATCCCCATCACAAGAGCATGGAAGATTTTGGGTTATATGGGAATGATTGGATCTTTTGGCATCATGGCCTATTACATGGTGCTAGGAGGCTGGGTGATCTCTTACATCGTAAATATTGCTGGCTCGCTGTTTGGGATGCAAGGCAGCCTAGATCTCTCCACCCCTATCACCAAAGAGGCCACCTCGGCTTTTTATTATGAGAGCATTGAGCATTCTCCTTTTATGATTGGGCTGTATACATTTATCTTTGTAGCGATCAATTGGTTTATCTTGCGGAAGGGTGTGATTGATGGGATTGAACGCTCGATGAAGTATCTTATGCCCCTTTTGCTCATCTGTCTCATTGGCATGGTGGTGCGCAATCTTACGCTAGATGGTGCACTAGCTGGTGTGAAGTTTTATCTCATCCCAGATTTTTCCAAAATCACTCCATCTATATTTTTGTATGTGCTAGGCCAAGTCTTTTTTGCGCTCTCTCTGGGATTTGGTGTGATGATCACGCTCTCTTCTCATCTCAACAAAAAAGAACAGCTCTTCAAAACTGCTGCCATCACAGGCATCATCAACACCATCATTGCGGTTATGGCGGGATTTATGATCTTCCCCTCTCTATTTAGTGTGGGGTTGGAGCCAGATTCTGGGCCATCGCTGGTCTTCAAAAGCCTGCCCATCGCATTTTCGCAGATGCAATTTGGCAGCTTTTTTGCCATCGTGTTTTTTGTATTGCTTTTGACAGCAGCTCTGGCTACTTCTATTACCATCTATCAGGTGATTATCAGTGTCCTGCAGGAAAAATTTCATTTTTCCAAAAATAGCGCGATTAATGCTACACTAATTGGAATTTTTTTGCTGGGAAACATCCCCTGCGTGCTGACATATGGGCCATGGGAGGATATTAGAATTTTTGGCAGAAATATTTTTGATGCTTTTGATTTTATTAGCGGGAATATTTTTTTCGTGCTCACTGCGTTGGGCTCGAGTATCTTTGTGGGCTGGGTGCTCAATCGCGAAGCCATCAAAGAGCTTGATAATGGGAAGCAAGAGCCATCAATGTTGGCGCGGATATGGTTGGGATATGTGAGATACATCATCCCTTTTGTGATTTTGGCTGTATTTATCAGCGGATTTATCATCAAAGTTTAG